One part of the Algibacter sp. L1A34 genome encodes these proteins:
- a CDS encoding PepSY-associated TM helix domain-containing protein: protein MAFKKNILTLHKILGLATGLVVFIVSITGCCWAFRTEIENQYNDYKKVIPQSQAFLTPTEVKHTAEKVFPNNTIHGSVFGKADDAIEVIFYDAEPEFYQSIFLNPYSGAIIQVDNHLSGFFAFILKGHTRVWLPKAIGEQVVGASILIFIFIIISGFILWIPKKRKNLKQRLKFDWKSTTRWKRKNFDLHTVVGFYICSLALVLAFTGSVMSYNWLKYVVYVSTGGDKVPAFIIPENTSGIARNNADILPIDQLMVKLRKESPKAENFELHYPKSDSSSVYVEVSNSDDLFYDSDFRFFDQNTLEEIETPAIFGKYVDAKVPDKILRMNYDIHIGAIGGIVGKIIAFIISLLTASLPVTGVLLWYGRHYKKAKVG from the coding sequence ATGGCATTTAAAAAAAACATATTAACGTTACATAAAATATTAGGGTTAGCTACCGGCCTAGTTGTTTTTATAGTTTCCATAACTGGTTGCTGCTGGGCATTTAGAACCGAAATTGAAAACCAGTATAACGATTACAAAAAAGTTATACCGCAGAGTCAGGCTTTTTTAACACCTACCGAAGTTAAACACACTGCCGAAAAAGTATTTCCGAATAATACCATTCACGGGAGTGTATTTGGAAAAGCAGATGATGCTATTGAAGTTATTTTTTACGATGCAGAACCTGAATTTTACCAAAGTATATTTCTAAACCCATATTCAGGCGCCATTATTCAAGTAGATAATCACCTTAGTGGTTTCTTTGCATTTATTCTAAAAGGGCACACACGCGTATGGCTCCCAAAAGCCATTGGAGAACAAGTGGTAGGTGCATCCATTTTAATATTTATTTTCATTATTATTTCCGGATTTATACTTTGGATTCCTAAAAAGCGTAAAAATTTAAAACAGCGATTAAAATTCGACTGGAAATCTACAACTCGATGGAAACGTAAAAACTTCGACTTACATACCGTTGTTGGCTTCTACATCTGTTCTTTAGCTCTAGTTTTAGCTTTTACAGGCTCTGTAATGTCTTATAATTGGTTAAAATATGTAGTTTACGTATCTACAGGAGGCGATAAAGTTCCTGCGTTTATAATACCTGAAAATACAAGTGGAATAGCTCGTAACAATGCTGATATATTACCCATTGATCAATTAATGGTGAAGCTCAGAAAAGAATCGCCAAAAGCAGAAAATTTTGAGTTGCATTACCCAAAATCCGATTCTTCTAGTGTTTACGTTGAAGTATCAAACAGTGACGATTTATTTTACGATTCTGATTTTAGATTTTTCGATCAAAATACTTTGGAAGAAATAGAAACACCAGCCATTTTCGGAAAATACGTTGACGCGAAAGTTCCGGATAAAATACTTCGTATGAATTATGATATCCACATAGGTGCTATTGGAGGTATTGTTGGAAAAATAATTGCTTTTATAATAAGTTTACTAACCGCAAGTTTACCCGTTACCGGTGTTCTTTTATGGTATGGCAGACATTATAAAAAGGCAAAAGTTGGTTAA
- a CDS encoding NUDIX hydrolase, with protein sequence MIESNRANKDIQHIKVSVDCIIFGFNDNKLELLLIKKKDDPEKGKWSLIGGFVSFDEDLDEAANRILSDLSGLHDIYMEQIKTFGKVDRCSFDRIISSTYSAMILKSRYTEDKISKYNAQWFPITEVPELIFDHNDMVDIAIKRMRRRVRNFPIAFNLLPSKFTLPQLQALYEGILDEQLDKRNFRRKVSQMNYLVRLEEKDMTESRRGAFLYRFDEALFEKEQNFNL encoded by the coding sequence ATGATTGAATCGAACAGAGCGAATAAAGATATTCAGCACATTAAAGTGTCGGTAGATTGTATTATTTTCGGATTTAATGATAACAAATTAGAACTGTTATTGATTAAAAAGAAAGATGATCCCGAAAAAGGAAAATGGTCTCTAATTGGCGGTTTTGTTAGCTTCGATGAAGATTTAGACGAAGCCGCCAATAGGATTCTATCCGATTTATCAGGTTTGCATGATATTTATATGGAGCAAATTAAAACCTTCGGAAAAGTAGATCGTTGTTCCTTCGATCGTATTATATCTTCAACCTATAGCGCCATGATTTTAAAGTCGCGATATACCGAAGATAAAATTAGTAAATATAATGCGCAATGGTTTCCTATAACCGAAGTGCCAGAGCTTATTTTCGACCATAACGATATGGTTGATATTGCTATAAAAAGAATGCGTCGCCGAGTTAGGAACTTTCCAATTGCATTCAACTTATTGCCTTCAAAATTTACGCTTCCACAATTGCAAGCACTTTACGAAGGTATTTTAGATGAACAATTAGATAAGCGAAACTTCCGTAGAAAGGTGTCGCAAATGAATTATTTAGTAAGGCTAGAAGAAAAAGATATGACCGAGTCCCGAAGAGGTGCTTTTTTATATCGTTTTGATGAAGCTTTATTTGAAAAAGAACAAAATTTTAATCTGTAA
- a CDS encoding transketolase family protein, with protein MNKQIDQQAADNIRALAVAMVEKAKSGHPGGPMGGGDFMHILYSEFFNYDPTDMEWAFRDRFFMDAGHLSTLMYAQYYLLGNYAKDDVANFRQWGSNTPGHPEVDVKRGIENTSGPLGQGHTMGVGAAIAAKFLEARFGDWMNHKIYGFISDGGVQEEISQGAGRIAGHLGLSNFIMFFDSNDIQLSTPTDEVTTEDTAMKYEAWGWNVVTIDGHNHDEIRKALANANNQTEKPTLIIGKTIMGKGCVTADGSMFEGHCELHGQPIGATGADYTKTLINLGANPESPFDIFDDVQEFYKNLIAEKTAQAAEKKAVISTWRKANEALATKLDFFLSGELPELDFASIEHKAGLATRAASSGVLGYLADHVENMIVSSADLSNSDKTDGFLKKTHALKKGDFTGSFLQAGVAELTMSCIANGIALHGGIIPVVATFFVFSDYMKPAIRLSGIQELGVKYVWTHDAFRVGEDGPTHQPVEQEAQIRLLEKLKNHSGNPSFLALRPADSAETSVAWKMALENKNTPTGLILSRQGIKDIEAQGSSRYEEALAAEKGGYLVKEVENPDVVLIANGSEVATLFAAAEILESKNNLKVNIASVISEGVFRLQSKAYQNSVIPKNTPLFGLTAGLPVNLEGLVGADGKVFGLEHFGYSAPASVLDEKFGFTGEKVSNQVLEYLKTV; from the coding sequence ATGAACAAACAAATTGATCAACAAGCGGCAGATAATATCAGAGCATTAGCTGTAGCCATGGTAGAAAAAGCAAAATCAGGTCATCCAGGTGGTCCAATGGGTGGTGGCGATTTTATGCACATCTTATACTCAGAGTTCTTTAATTATGATCCAACGGATATGGAATGGGCGTTTAGAGATCGTTTTTTCATGGATGCTGGTCACTTATCAACCTTAATGTATGCACAGTATTACCTTTTAGGAAACTATGCAAAGGATGATGTTGCTAATTTTAGACAATGGGGTTCTAATACTCCAGGTCACCCAGAAGTTGATGTAAAACGCGGTATTGAAAATACGTCTGGACCATTAGGTCAAGGGCACACTATGGGTGTGGGAGCAGCAATTGCAGCGAAGTTTTTAGAAGCTCGTTTTGGTGATTGGATGAATCATAAAATATATGGTTTTATTTCTGATGGAGGTGTTCAAGAAGAAATTTCTCAAGGTGCTGGGCGTATTGCTGGGCATTTAGGATTGAGTAACTTTATTATGTTTTTCGATTCTAACGATATTCAATTATCTACACCAACAGATGAGGTAACTACAGAAGATACTGCCATGAAGTACGAAGCTTGGGGTTGGAACGTAGTAACTATCGATGGGCATAACCACGATGAGATAAGAAAAGCTTTGGCAAATGCTAATAACCAAACCGAAAAACCAACGTTAATTATTGGTAAAACAATAATGGGTAAAGGTTGTGTTACTGCAGATGGTAGCATGTTTGAAGGTCACTGTGAATTACACGGACAACCAATTGGAGCAACTGGAGCAGATTACACAAAAACGTTAATCAATTTAGGAGCAAATCCTGAAAGTCCTTTCGATATTTTCGATGACGTTCAAGAATTTTATAAAAATCTTATCGCTGAAAAAACTGCGCAAGCAGCAGAAAAGAAAGCTGTAATTTCTACTTGGAGAAAAGCAAACGAAGCTTTAGCTACAAAACTAGATTTCTTCTTATCTGGCGAATTACCGGAATTAGATTTCGCTTCAATAGAACATAAAGCAGGTTTAGCAACTAGAGCAGCATCTTCTGGTGTTTTAGGCTATTTAGCTGACCATGTAGAAAACATGATTGTTTCTTCTGCAGATTTATCAAACTCTGATAAAACAGACGGATTCTTAAAGAAAACACATGCACTTAAAAAAGGTGATTTTACAGGATCGTTTTTACAAGCAGGTGTTGCTGAGTTAACTATGTCATGTATCGCGAATGGTATTGCACTTCACGGTGGGATTATTCCAGTTGTAGCTACATTCTTCGTGTTTTCAGATTATATGAAACCGGCTATTCGTTTAAGTGGAATTCAAGAATTAGGTGTAAAATATGTTTGGACTCACGATGCTTTTAGAGTAGGTGAAGATGGACCAACACACCAACCAGTAGAACAAGAAGCTCAAATTCGTTTATTAGAAAAATTAAAGAACCATAGCGGAAACCCAAGTTTCTTAGCATTACGTCCTGCAGATTCTGCAGAAACTAGCGTAGCTTGGAAAATGGCTTTAGAAAATAAAAACACACCAACAGGATTAATCCTTTCTCGACAAGGTATTAAAGATATCGAGGCTCAAGGATCTTCAAGATACGAAGAGGCATTAGCAGCGGAAAAAGGTGGTTATTTAGTGAAAGAAGTTGAAAATCCAGATGTGGTTTTAATCGCAAACGGATCTGAAGTTGCTACATTATTTGCAGCAGCCGAAATTTTAGAATCTAAAAATAACTTAAAAGTGAATATTGCTTCGGTAATTTCAGAAGGTGTTTTCAGATTACAATCTAAAGCATATCAAAACTCTGTAATTCCTAAAAACACACCATTATTTGGTTTAACAGCAGGTTTACCAGTAAACTTAGAAGGTTTAGTTGGTGCTGATGGTAAAGTATTTGGTTTAGAACACTTCGGGTATTCTGCACCAGCATCTGTACTCGATGAAAAATTTGGTTTTACAGGCGAAAAAGTAAGCAACCAAGTATTAGAATATTTAAAAACAGTTTAA
- a CDS encoding TonB-dependent receptor → MKTLFTLTTFLLLSIFTFAQSGTLKGTVTNTSSSPIFGVNTIIKNTIKGAQTNEDGAFEISNISNGNYILSISYLGYKTKEIAFSISNNNTFDLGNIALYEGNELLQEVVLDTKRKNKFSRKQSAYVSKMPLKNIENSQVYSTVTNQLLVSQSVNNFEDALKNAVGVNKLWSSTGRSGDGAGYYSIRGFSVQPQLVNGVAGITNGFINPSNVERVEVIKGPSATLFGSSITSYGGLINIVTKKPYSGTGGSISVAGGSNDFRKLNADVNVSASDKVSLRFNAGYQKDNSFQDYGFKKSVFVAPSISYKVNNKLTLNFAYEASDNEQTNQTFLFFNRSAPLLFNTVEELNYDRDKSLTNNDVVIKNITQNYRGEAVYKISDNWSSQSIVAGGLAKSNGFYTYLFNSANTANFALYAQDTDAKTRTMNLQQNFTGDFKIGDLQNKILIGIDYLESTIIDQSSGWGYMHSVNAQGDLIYNEPEVNADNLDAILSGLDRNNIETKQNVFGAYISNILNITPSLSAMASLRYDRFEYKGDINDPSDDHQAYDESTFSPKFGIVFQPILNQLSVFANYQNSFSYINPELTAIDDNDPTAGTQLQSFDLEQANQLEFGVKTNLFNNRLEATVNYYNITVDDKVMGFGASKQQDGTVKSSGIELEVNASPVNGLNVRGGFSFNDSEVTKSASRSDLIGLRPAEAGADILYNFWGDYQFTQGFAKNLGFGAGFNGSSDYNTMNDYTTSGGFTLPAYTVFNASIYYENDIFRISVKGNNITDEEYYSGWSTLTPQQNRTFLASFDYKF, encoded by the coding sequence ATGAAAACATTATTCACTTTAACAACCTTTTTGTTGCTTAGCATTTTCACTTTTGCGCAATCTGGAACTCTAAAAGGAACAGTAACTAACACCTCTTCATCTCCTATATTTGGAGTAAACACCATTATTAAAAACACCATAAAAGGCGCTCAAACTAATGAAGATGGCGCATTCGAAATTTCGAATATTAGCAACGGCAATTACATACTATCCATATCATACTTAGGTTATAAAACTAAAGAAATAGCATTTTCCATATCCAACAACAACACTTTCGACTTAGGAAATATAGCACTCTATGAAGGAAATGAGCTTTTACAAGAAGTTGTTCTCGATACAAAACGTAAAAATAAATTCTCAAGAAAACAAAGCGCCTATGTGTCTAAAATGCCGCTTAAAAACATTGAAAACTCACAAGTTTACAGCACAGTAACCAATCAGTTACTAGTATCTCAGTCTGTTAATAATTTTGAAGATGCATTAAAAAATGCGGTAGGTGTAAACAAACTTTGGTCGTCTACCGGACGAAGTGGAGATGGCGCCGGCTATTATTCTATTCGTGGTTTTTCAGTACAACCACAGTTAGTTAACGGTGTTGCAGGGATTACAAATGGATTTATAAACCCATCGAATGTAGAACGTGTAGAAGTTATTAAAGGGCCATCTGCAACTTTATTTGGAAGTTCTATAACCTCATACGGTGGACTAATAAATATTGTAACAAAAAAGCCTTATAGCGGTACAGGCGGGAGTATTTCTGTTGCAGGAGGCTCTAATGATTTTAGAAAACTAAATGCCGATGTTAATGTAAGCGCAAGCGACAAAGTATCGTTACGTTTTAATGCTGGTTACCAAAAGGATAATAGTTTTCAGGACTATGGCTTTAAAAAATCGGTTTTTGTAGCTCCTTCAATTTCATATAAAGTAAATAATAAACTGACGTTGAATTTTGCTTATGAAGCTTCGGATAACGAACAAACTAATCAAACTTTTTTATTCTTTAACAGAAGCGCACCTTTACTATTTAATACTGTTGAAGAATTAAATTACGACAGAGACAAGTCGTTAACCAATAACGATGTCGTTATTAAAAACATTACACAAAATTATAGAGGTGAAGCCGTTTATAAAATTTCAGACAACTGGTCTTCTCAATCTATTGTAGCCGGTGGCCTTGCTAAATCTAATGGGTTTTACACCTATTTATTTAATTCTGCCAACACAGCTAATTTTGCTTTGTACGCACAAGACACCGATGCAAAAACGAGAACTATGAACCTACAACAAAATTTCACCGGAGATTTTAAAATAGGCGATTTACAAAACAAAATATTAATTGGCATTGATTATTTAGAATCTACTATAATAGATCAAAGTTCGGGTTGGGGATACATGCACAGTGTAAATGCACAAGGTGATTTAATCTATAATGAACCAGAGGTTAATGCCGATAACTTAGATGCTATTCTATCCGGTTTAGATCGCAATAATATTGAAACGAAACAAAACGTATTTGGCGCTTATATTTCTAATATTTTAAACATAACACCTAGCCTTTCTGCCATGGCAAGTTTACGATACGACAGGTTTGAATATAAAGGTGATATAAACGATCCGTCGGATGATCATCAGGCTTATGATGAATCTACATTTTCACCTAAATTCGGAATTGTATTTCAGCCTATATTAAATCAACTTTCTGTATTTGCGAACTACCAGAATAGTTTTTCTTATATCAATCCAGAATTAACAGCTATAGATGATAATGACCCAACAGCTGGAACTCAATTACAATCTTTCGATTTAGAGCAAGCCAATCAATTAGAATTTGGTGTAAAAACCAACTTATTCAACAATAGATTAGAAGCTACCGTAAACTACTATAATATTACAGTAGACGATAAAGTTATGGGCTTTGGTGCTAGCAAACAACAAGATGGCACCGTAAAAAGTAGCGGTATTGAACTAGAGGTAAACGCAAGCCCGGTAAATGGTTTAAACGTACGTGGTGGTTTTAGTTTTAATGATTCTGAAGTTACAAAATCGGCATCAAGATCAGATTTAATAGGCTTACGCCCTGCTGAAGCTGGGGCAGATATATTATATAACTTTTGGGGTGATTACCAATTTACTCAAGGATTTGCTAAAAACCTCGGTTTTGGAGCAGGCTTTAATGGTTCTAGCGATTACAATACCATGAACGATTACACAACCTCTGGCGGATTTACCTTACCAGCATACACGGTTTTTAACGCTTCTATCTATTATGAAAATGATATCTTCAGAATAAGTGTTAAAGGAAACAACATCACAGATGAAGAATACTACTCTGGTTGGAGTACATTAACTCCTCAACAAAACAGAACATTCTTAGCATCTTTCGATTACAAATTTTAA
- a CDS encoding solute:sodium symporter family transporter, with translation MGIISFAGFTLLVALIAWWSTRKTDETSSDGYFLGGRSLTGPVIAGSLLLTNLSTEQIVGMNGVSFRDGAPIMAYEVLAAIAMVFTAFVLLPKYLKSGIATIPQFLENRYGKTTKTIVSLLFLLGYAISMLPTVLYSGALALNTMFNIPEMIGMGPEATLWVTVISIGVIGSIYAIFGGLKAVAVSDSINAVGLIVGGSLIPIFGLMYIGDGNVLTGLDTLTTALPEKFNVIGGPDSDVPFWTLFTGMIIVNFYYWGTNQAIIQRALGAKSLKEGQKGLLLAAFVKILGPIIVILPGIIAYYIFNGDLANADEAYPMLVKKVLPVAYIGFFAAVLFGAILSSFNSALNSSVTLFGLDFYKEYINKEATELQVVKAGKIFGIVLAIFSIGIAPLLYGVEGGIFTYLQQLNGTHSVPILAIVVIGVFSKRVSGKAANIAILFSVVTYLITLYVIKPDLSFLHLMGILFVLTIIIMYVVSYFYPRETDYVQEYTKQVDIANWKYLKPVGFIVVAMVIGVYIAMS, from the coding sequence ATGGGTATTATCTCTTTTGCAGGGTTTACTTTACTGGTTGCACTTATCGCTTGGTGGTCAACACGTAAAACGGACGAAACATCTTCAGATGGTTACTTTTTAGGAGGAAGAAGCCTAACAGGACCAGTTATTGCTGGTTCTTTATTACTAACTAATCTATCAACAGAGCAAATTGTTGGGATGAATGGTGTCTCGTTTAGAGACGGAGCACCTATTATGGCATACGAAGTTCTAGCAGCTATTGCCATGGTGTTTACAGCGTTCGTATTGTTACCTAAATACCTTAAAAGTGGTATTGCAACTATTCCGCAGTTTTTAGAAAACCGATATGGAAAAACGACTAAAACTATTGTTTCACTTTTATTCCTCTTAGGTTATGCTATTTCTATGTTGCCTACTGTTTTATATTCGGGAGCATTAGCGTTAAATACCATGTTTAATATTCCGGAAATGATAGGTATGGGGCCAGAAGCTACGCTTTGGGTTACCGTAATTTCTATTGGAGTTATTGGTAGTATCTATGCTATTTTTGGTGGATTAAAGGCCGTTGCAGTATCCGATTCTATTAATGCCGTTGGATTAATTGTTGGAGGTTCGTTAATACCAATTTTTGGATTAATGTATATTGGAGACGGAAATGTGCTTACAGGTTTAGATACTTTAACCACAGCATTACCAGAGAAATTTAATGTTATTGGAGGCCCAGATTCCGATGTGCCATTTTGGACACTGTTCACAGGTATGATAATTGTAAACTTCTACTATTGGGGAACAAACCAAGCTATTATTCAACGTGCTTTAGGAGCAAAAAGTTTAAAAGAAGGTCAAAAAGGACTTTTATTAGCTGCTTTTGTCAAAATATTAGGTCCAATTATTGTGATTTTGCCTGGTATTATTGCATATTATATTTTTAATGGCGATTTAGCAAATGCCGATGAGGCCTACCCAATGCTAGTTAAAAAAGTATTACCAGTGGCTTATATTGGTTTCTTTGCAGCTGTACTTTTTGGCGCTATTTTAAGTTCTTTTAATAGTGCATTAAATAGTTCGGTTACACTTTTTGGTTTAGATTTTTATAAAGAATACATTAATAAAGAAGCAACGGAATTACAAGTTGTAAAAGCTGGTAAAATATTCGGTATTGTATTGGCCATATTTTCTATTGGAATTGCACCATTATTGTATGGTGTAGAAGGTGGTATTTTCACCTATTTACAACAGCTTAATGGTACCCACAGTGTGCCAATTTTAGCAATTGTTGTTATTGGAGTGTTTTCTAAACGTGTTTCTGGAAAAGCTGCAAACATCGCTATACTATTTAGTGTTGTAACTTATTTAATTACGTTGTATGTTATTAAACCAGATCTTAGTTTCTTACACCTAATGGGGATTTTGTTTGTGTTAACGATTATCATTATGTACGTAGTTAGTTACTTTTATCCTAGAGAAACAGATTATGTTCAAGAATATACGAAACAAGTGGATATTGCAAACTGGAAATATTTAAAACCAGTAGGCTTTATTGTTGTAGCTATGGTTATAGGTGTGTATATCGCGATGTCTTAA
- a CDS encoding GAF domain-containing protein — MDINDNIESPLHIKISFNKLLQQYETLVSSKDAFIANKAKGILDIAKQYPELRDGVSDVSTIKKREKEIAFILQDTFSPLLTNNEIKTAAAPFHDLIFNASERFKDIIKTAGEDFKLEIKNIAEDDTYIVACAIILSFCHGFHINFKRPFYYEIPDANGIMRYYKILYNADFCEITPNENAPEITNEDYNELLDNFENIELWKKKFPPNSYTFKGFAISNIFDVTDDQSISNIKSNLISDEKSMKSELIESFHGIFSSLFGIKDLKVGFSIYNEEDDVFERIYGEGMSSYLLGEDETKKCADALCSFSYHRLLKENKVFSISNIDADSKCSMGEAPHITSLKKQGIKSAIFAPIANDDGLMGIIEIVSTKAQELNSINANKLADVMPYIVSAVERSKKEEENLIEAIIQKECTSIHSSVHWRFVKEAKNFIKSDIFGEQASFKKIAFENVYPLYGQMDIKGSSEARNLATKKDLSLQLNVAKSIFEKALQIESLPIYEQFIYQIDDYLSGLNQFQVDSEQQISSFFKNEMETAFEHMKVLKDLKPEIESYFNSIDDKVDVLYNFRKQYDDTVALINKSMAALLDKKQVEAQKMYPHYFERFKTDGVEHNMYIGESITKEDSFNPIYLYNLRLWQLQVMCEMENDFYQMQPEFPVALDVASMVLVFNQPLTISFRMDEKQFDVDGTYNARYEIVKKRVDKAHIKGTSERVTQKGKISIVYSQKQDEIEYLQYIKFLQAKHYVDADVEIVELEDLQAVTGLKAIRVSVLYHKNEVDKAFYTYDDLMTEIKA, encoded by the coding sequence ATGGACATAAACGATAACATAGAATCCCCTTTACATATAAAAATAAGTTTCAATAAATTGTTACAACAATATGAAACTTTGGTATCTAGTAAAGATGCTTTTATAGCAAATAAGGCAAAAGGTATTTTGGATATAGCCAAACAATACCCAGAGTTACGCGATGGCGTAAGTGATGTTTCTACTATCAAAAAACGTGAAAAAGAAATTGCTTTTATTCTTCAAGATACATTTAGTCCGTTATTAACAAATAACGAAATTAAAACAGCCGCGGCGCCTTTTCATGATTTAATTTTTAATGCCTCCGAACGTTTTAAAGACATTATAAAAACGGCAGGCGAGGATTTTAAGCTTGAAATAAAAAACATAGCGGAAGATGATACTTATATTGTGGCATGTGCCATTATTTTGAGTTTTTGTCATGGATTTCATATCAATTTTAAGCGTCCGTTTTATTACGAAATTCCCGATGCAAATGGAATTATGCGATATTATAAAATATTGTACAATGCCGATTTTTGCGAAATTACTCCTAATGAGAATGCTCCGGAAATAACAAATGAAGATTACAATGAGCTACTCGATAATTTTGAAAACATAGAACTTTGGAAAAAGAAATTTCCACCAAATAGTTATACCTTCAAAGGGTTTGCTATTTCAAATATTTTTGATGTTACAGATGATCAATCGATTTCCAATATAAAATCGAACTTGATTAGTGATGAGAAAAGTATGAAATCTGAACTAATCGAAAGTTTTCACGGAATTTTTAGTTCGCTTTTTGGAATTAAAGATTTGAAAGTTGGTTTTTCAATTTATAATGAAGAAGATGATGTTTTTGAGCGTATTTATGGAGAAGGCATGAGTAGTTACCTTTTAGGTGAAGATGAAACTAAAAAATGTGCTGATGCACTGTGTAGTTTTTCTTATCACCGTCTGTTAAAGGAGAATAAAGTATTTTCTATCTCTAATATTGATGCCGATTCTAAGTGCTCAATGGGAGAAGCACCGCATATAACTAGTTTAAAAAAACAGGGGATTAAAAGCGCCATATTTGCGCCTATTGCTAATGATGATGGTTTAATGGGAATCATTGAAATAGTTTCAACTAAAGCCCAAGAACTTAATAGTATTAATGCAAATAAATTGGCAGATGTGATGCCGTATATTGTTTCGGCTGTTGAGCGTTCTAAAAAAGAGGAAGAAAATTTAATTGAAGCTATTATTCAAAAAGAATGTACTTCCATTCACTCTAGTGTGCATTGGCGATTTGTTAAAGAAGCCAAGAACTTTATAAAGTCTGATATATTTGGAGAACAAGCTTCTTTTAAAAAGATAGCCTTCGAAAATGTATATCCGCTTTACGGTCAAATGGATATCAAAGGTTCTTCGGAAGCTCGAAATTTGGCAACCAAAAAGGATTTAAGCTTACAATTAAATGTAGCCAAATCTATTTTTGAAAAAGCATTACAAATTGAAAGTCTGCCTATTTATGAACAATTTATTTATCAAATTGATGATTATTTAAGTGGTTTAAACCAATTTCAAGTAGATAGTGAACAGCAAATTTCTTCGTTTTTCAAAAATGAGATGGAAACTGCTTTTGAGCATATGAAGGTTTTAAAAGATTTGAAACCAGAAATTGAATCTTATTTCAATTCCATTGATGACAAGGTTGATGTGCTTTACAATTTTAGAAAACAATATGATGATACGGTTGCTTTGATTAATAAATCCATGGCAGCATTGCTAGATAAAAAGCAAGTAGAAGCGCAAAAAATGTATCCTCATTATTTTGAGCGTTTTAAAACGGATGGGGTAGAGCATAACATGTATATTGGTGAATCCATAACTAAAGAAGACTCTTTTAATCCAATTTATTTATACAATTTACGTTTGTGGCAATTGCAAGTGATGTGCGAAATGGAAAACGATTTTTATCAAATGCAACCCGAGTTTCCGGTAGCTTTAGATGTGGCCTCTATGGTTTTGGTGTTTAATCAACCTTTAACCATTAGTTTTAGAATGGATGAAAAGCAATTTGATGTAGATGGCACTTATAACGCACGATACGAAATTGTTAAAAAACGTGTAGATAAGGCTCATATAAAAGGAACCTCTGAACGGGTTACCCAAAAAGGGAAAATTAGTATTGTATATTCTCAGAAACAAGATGAAATTGAGTATTTGCAGTATATTAAATTCCTACAAGCTAAGCATTATGTAGATGCCGATGTAGAAATTGTGGAGCTTGAAGATTTACAGGCTGTAACAGGACTAAAAGCCATTCGTGTAAGCGTGTTGTATCATAAAAATGAAGTGGATAAAGCATTCTATACTTACGATGATTTAATGACGGAGATTAAAGCTTAA
- the fsa gene encoding fructose-6-phosphate aldolase, producing MKFFIDTANLGDIAEAQALGVLDGVTTNPSLMAKEGITGSENILAHYQKICDLVDGDVSAEVISTNFEGMVKEGEALAALHPQIVVKLPMIADGVKACKYFSDKGIRTNVTLVFSAGQALLAAKAGATYVSPFLGRLDDISTDGLGLIEEIRLIYDNYGFPTQILAASIRNTMHVINCAKLGSDVMTGPLSSITGLLKHPLTDSGLAKFLEDYNKGNK from the coding sequence ATGAAATTTTTTATTGACACAGCAAACCTAGGTGATATTGCAGAAGCACAAGCTTTAGGCGTTTTAGATGGCGTAACAACAAACCCATCATTAATGGCAAAAGAAGGAATCACTGGTTCTGAAAATATTTTAGCACACTACCAAAAAATATGTGATTTAGTAGATGGCGATGTTTCTGCCGAAGTTATTTCTACCAATTTTGAAGGTATGGTAAAAGAAGGTGAAGCATTAGCAGCTTTACATCCACAAATTGTAGTGAAATTACCTATGATTGCCGATGGTGTAAAAGCTTGTAAATATTTCTCTGATAAAGGAATTAGAACCAATGTAACTTTAGTGTTTTCAGCTGGACAAGCTTTATTAGCAGCAAAAGCTGGAGCAACTTATGTGTCTCCGTTTTTAGGTCGTTTAGACGATATTTCTACCGATGGTTTAGGTCTTATCGAAGAAATTAGACTTATTTATGATAACTACGGTTTCCCAACACAAATATTAGCAGCTTCTATTCGTAATACTATGCATGTAATTAACTGTGCAAAATTAGGATCGGATGTTATGACGGGACCTTTATCTTCAATTACAGGATTGTTAAAACATCCTTTAACAGATAGTGGTTTAGCTAAGTTTTTAGAAGATTACAACAAAGGGAATAAATAA